Proteins from a genomic interval of Trichoderma breve strain T069 chromosome 2, whole genome shotgun sequence:
- a CDS encoding hemerythrin HHE cation binding domain-containing protein, with the protein MASALGKWADGPLELIETPSFTKRTDDHPAHYIANEMAFAHNAMLRGLNAIYLQAPYIPKADVSDFLFFVASWSGWVQHHHILEETRMFPGFERIPGIRPGQLSHNIEQHHLFSTGLDDLEKYATSTTEADYEGGRLRELITSFSTYMREHLADEIDTLWSLECCDKGQEENLLQVYKDCEAEAAKQDKTVVPPMVLGLCDKTFQGGNSWPAMPIGSEYIVHYLLGRKHRGAWRFLPSDTFRKPRPLPFLGDGS; encoded by the exons ATGGCATCAGCCCTTGGCAAATGGGCCGACGGCCCCCTTGAGCTCATTGAGACTCCCTCCTTTACGAAACGTACA GACGATCATCCGGCCCACTATATTGCCAACGAGATGGCCTTCGCCCACAACGCTATGCTTCGCGGTCTTAACGCTATCTATTTGCAGGCGCCTTACATACCAAAGGCTGATGTCTCcgattttctcttttttgtcgCCTCGTGGTCTGGTTGGGtacaacatcatcacattCTGGAAGAGACGCGCATGTTCCCAGGCTTCGAGCGCATTCCCGGTATTAGGCCCGGGCAGCTCTCGCACAATATCGAACAACACCATCTCTTCTCCACTGGCCTCGATGATCTTGAAAAGTACGCAACAAGTACAACTGAAGCAGATTATGAAGGCGGAAGATTGCGTGAACTCATTACTAGCTTTTCTACATACATGCGTGAGCATTTAGCCGATGAAATCGACACTCTCTGGAGCCTCGAATGCTGTGATAAGGGTCAGGAGGAAAACCTCCTCCAGGTGTACAAGGACTGCGAAGCGGAGGCTGCtaaacaagacaagacagtAGTGCCACCTATGGTTCTGGGGCTATGCGACAAAACATTCCAGGGTGGCAATAGCTGGCCTGCCATGCCTATAGGCTCAGAATACATTGTCCACTATCTACTTGGCAGGAAACATAGAGGTGCATGGAGGTTTTTGCCGTCCGACACATTTCGAAAGCCAAGACCGTTACCTTTTTTGGGCGACGGGAGTTAA
- a CDS encoding major facilitator superfamily domain-containing protein: protein MTTTGEISNTVHSIESGNMDKEQDRVPPNHIEKVTSGQDVDIKLASESEEIFFTKEEAARVKRKIDFIILPLLCGCYIFSFLDKTLINYSSIFGLKQALHLHGSQYSWLGSIFYIGYMIGSIAWAKLVHQWPQHTGKLITAAVLAWSSIVLLTPLCFNFAGIAAARFFLGLVESVIGPVFVIVTSNWWTRPEQAFRTAFWLGGTPIGNFFGGILSYGLGSIHDSSIATWKIFFLFFGSFSFVFALILAYLMPDNYSNARWLTPREREVARDRVRENQTVSTDNHWKWSQFWEALRDPQTIFFFVTAVGNTMPSTFASQFSSQIVQGFGFTALQTTVISACPAAVIQLSTFLGFSYIASHRNNIRLLLSIVASIPPLIGAYLLHSLPESNRAGRLAGYYLTFTHTMSFTLSTGLMASNYAGNTKKSTASGIIFAGWAAGLIAGPQFFLDSQAPVYDLAFRMLMGCYALMIIIPILQYLWYRHENNRRDQKLAREGGGTDEVLRTDFSDKTDFERWQTFRYTL, encoded by the exons ATGACTACGACAGGAGAGATCTCCAACACAGTACATTCGATCGAGTCTGGAAACATGGACAAAGAGCAAGACCGTGTGCCACCTAATCATATTGAAAAGGTTACTTCAGGCCAAGATGTGGATATAAAATTGGCCAGTGAGTCCGAGGAGATTTTCTTCActaaagaagaagcagctcgcGTCAAGAGAAAGATAgacttcatcatcttgcctCTTCTATGTGGCTGTTATATTTTCTCT TTTTTGGACAAGACTCTCATCAACTATAGTTCAATCTTTGGCTTGAAACAGGCACTCCACCTCCATGGGTCGCAATACAGTTGGTTGGGAAG CATCTTTTATATCGGTTATATGATCGGATCGATTGCGTGGGCCAAGCTTGTTCACCAATGGCCGCAACATACTGGGAAGCTCATTACCGCAGCAGTGCTCGCATGGTCAAGCATAGTGTTACTTACAC CTCTATGCTTCAATTTCGCCGGTATCGCGGCCGCACGTTTCTTTCTTGGACTAGTGGAAAGCGTCATAGGGCCAGTCTTCGTCATTGTCACGAGTAACTGGTGGACTCGACCTGAACAAGCGTTCAGGACTGCCTTCTGGCTTGGTGGCACTCCG ATTGGAAATTTCTTCGGTGGTATTCTCTCATACGGCCTTGGCTCAA TTCACGACTCGTCGATTGCCACATGGAagatcttcttcctcttctttggaTCTTTCAGTTTTGTATTTGCGCTTATTCTTGCATATCTTATGCCCGACAACTACTCCAATGCGAGATGGCTCACCCCTCGCGAGAGAGAGGTCGCAAGGGACAGAGTGAGAGAGAACCAGACTGTCTCCACTGATAATCATTGGAAGTGGTCTCAGTTCTGGGAAGCGTTGAGAGACCCTCAaaccatcttcttctttgtaaCCGCAGT TGGCAACACGATGCCTTCAACATTTGCTAGTCAA TTTTCGAGCCAGATTGTCCAAGGCTTTGGCTTTACAGCTTTGCAAACGACGGTTATTTCCGCGTGTCCGGCTGCAGTAATTCAGCTTAGTACATTCCTCGGTTTCTCCTATATAGCATCTCATCGAAACAATATTCGGCTTCTACTTTCCATCGTAGCGTCCATACCACCCTTAATCGGCGCTTATCTGCTTCATTCGCTCCCCGAAAGCAACCGAGCTGGCCGTCTTGCAGGATATTATCTTACTTTCAC GCACACAATGTCTTTTACGCTCAGCACCGGATTAATGGCCTCCAACTATGCGGGAAACACGAAGAAGTCGACTGCGTCTGGTATCATCTTCGCAGGATGGGCTGCGGGACTCATTGCAGGTCCTC AATTCTTCCTTGATAGTCAGGCACCGGTATATGACTTGGCCTTCAGAATGCTCA TGGGCTGTTATGCTTTGATGATCATTATCCCGATTTTACAGTACCTCTGGTACAGACATGAAAATAACCGACGAGATCAGAAGCTGGCCAGAGAAGGAGGTGGCACGGATGAGGTCCTCAGAACAGACTTCAGCGACAAGACAGACTTTGAGCGGTGGCAGACATTCAGGTACACGTTGTAA
- a CDS encoding oxidoreductase molybdopterin binding domain-containing protein — MATDQLVSDSRSESGEDWSSSLPSSPESSAPTTPQSRSPRLTAKLQSVQIVHDAPLQSSTSDNDDIPLPPIPKTEPIQPLSTDSQTPDHWIARDARMIRLTGKHPCNVEAPLSALFKAGFLTPQNLFYVRSHGDTPRISLKQAQDWKLRIHGLVEEELEFSIQDLKEKFPVVTLPVTLVCAGNRRKEQNMVVKGLGFNWGAAGVSTGLFTGPVPGRARHVIFEGADELPKGKYGTSQRLSWALDRSKSMLISWGLNGEDLSPDHGYPLRLVVPGQIGGRMVKWLQRIEVSDCEITADQARNEDKWWYDPKYIINELNTITVEGYAYTGGGRRITRVEATLDDGDTWKLCDITYPEDLYRSYPIEHHPYFGKLDLSTTDMSFSWCFWKVEIDVKSLLAIRDAGFIMVRAMDEALSIMPRDMYWNATSMMNSWWFRVAVHGENNGQTLRFEHPTVPGNASGGWMQRMKEAGMNPKFPRLGENSPTSSAIAEDSSKAQGPQADEEAKSVMINPDKVSVLVTAAELAEHADGEGPSPWFVVEGHVYDGTGFLSAHPGGEQSIRLAAGEDATEDFMAIHSMDAKKMLRDYHIGKLEQPSESSRSAMAASPQPQDDPSKPFLEPKVWKNVLLVQKREVSHDSRIFRFALPHEDQPLGLPVGQHVYLRIKKFDKTTGKTEIVQRAYTPYSGSTQRGFIDLLIKVYFPSNELSQKSPFAGGQMTMLLENMVVNTNTSEFTVELKGPIGHFTYIGDNRVQWKPNNSIRNVKKLAMIAGGSGITPMWTTLKAIADEYSACASSEQVNRVEVWLVYANREEEDILIREELDQLWHVMKGNFHMWHVLSSKKLNADWKMGRGYVGLECLQQHLPSAPSTPTDADLEDTLALVCGPPAMEANVSSALQELGWSLEKNVVFF, encoded by the exons ATGGCAACGGATCAGTTGGTATCAGACTCTCGCTCTGAGAGTGGAGAGGACTGGTCCTCgtccttgccatcatctcctgaATCATCGgcaccaacaacaccacaATCACGTAGTCCACGCTTAACAGCAAAACTACAGTCGGTTCAAATTGTCCATGATGCTCCGTTACAGTCTTCTACGTCAGACAATGACGACATTCCACTCCCTCCTATCCCGAAAACCGAACCTATCCAACCACTCTCCACCGACTCTCAAACGCCTGACCATTGGATTGCACGAGATGCCCGGATGATTCGACTGACGGGAAAACATCCGTGTAATGTCGAGGCTCCCTTGTCTGCATTGTTCAAAGCTGGGTTCCTTACTCCCCAGAACCTATTCTATGTTCGAAGTCATGGAGATACACCACGAATCAGCTTGAAGCAAGCACAAGACTGGAAACTCCGAATCCATGGACTTGTTGAGGAGGAATTGGAATTCTCGATTCAGGATCTGAAAGAAAAGTTCCCGGTTGTCACGCTGCCCGTGACGCTCGTCTGTGCTGGCAACCGCCGGAAGGAGCAAAATATGGTAGTGAAGGGGCTAGGATTCAATTGGGGTGCCGCTGGTGTATCCACTGGTCTCTTTACAGGT CCTGTCCCCGGACGTGCTCGTCACGTCATCTTTGAGGGCGCCGATGAGCTTCCGAAAGGAAAGTACGGCACATCTCAGAGGCTCAGCTGGGCATTGGACCGTAGCAAGAGCATGCTGATATCTTGGGGCCTCAACGGCGAGGATCTTTCTCCGGATCACGGCTATCCTCTTAGATTGGTTGTCCCAGGTCAAATTGGTGGACGAATGGTCAAATGGCTCCAACGAATAGAGGTTTCCGACTGTGAGA TAACAGCAGATCAAGCAAGGAATGAAGACAAATGGTGGTACGATCCTAAATACATCATCAATGAGCTGAAC ACAATTACAGTAGAGGGATACGCGTACACGGGTGGTGGACGACGTATAACTCGAGTAGAGGCGACACTCGACGATGGAGACACGTGGAAACTCTGTGACATAACCTATCCAGAGGATCTGTACCGAAGTTATCCGATTGAACACCATCCTTACTTTGGCAAGCTTGATTTGAGCACGACAGATATGAGTTTTTCCTGGTGCTTCTGGAAAGTTGAGATTGACGTCAAGTCGCTGCTAGCAATTCGAGATGCTGGGTTCATTATGGTGCGAGCAATGGATGAAGCGTTAAGCATCATGCCACGGGACATGTACTGGAATGCTACTTCTATGATGAATTCGTGGTGGTTTCGAGTCGCTGTCCATGGGGAGAACAACGGCCAGACTCTTCGATTTGAACATCCTACCGTGCCTGGCAACGCAAGTGGAGGTTGGATGCAGCGTATGAAGGAAGCTGGGATGAACCCAAAGTTCCCTCGTCTGGGAGAAAACAGCCCAACTTCCAGCGCCATCGCCGAAGACTCGAGTAAGGCGCAGGGACCCCAGGCggacgaagaagccaagagcGTCATGATAAACCCAGACAAAGTGTCAGTGCTTGTTACTGCGGCCGAGCTCGCGGAGCACGCCGACGGCGAAGGTCCATCGCCTTGGTTTGTTGTTGAAGGCCACGTATATGATGGCACTGGTTTTCTCTCGGCTCACCCTGGCGGAGAACAGTCCATTCGTTTAGCAGCTGGTGAGGATGCTACAGAAGACTTCATGGCCATTCACTCCATGGATGCGAAGAAAATGTTGAGGGATTACCACATTGGTAAGCTGGAACAACCTTCAGAATCATCGAGATCtgcaatggcagcaagcCCTCAGCCTCAAGATGATCCATCCAAGCCATTTTTGGAACCCAAGGTGTGGAAGAATGTTCTTCTAGtacaaaagagagaggtCTCTCATGACTCGCGAATCTTTCGTTTCGCCCTGCCTCATGAAGACCAACCACTCGGTCTGCCAGTGGGACAGCACGTGTATCTTCGGATAAAGAAGTTCGACAAAACAACTGGTAAAACAGAGATTGTGCAGCGAGCATATACTCCATATAGCGGCAGTACCCAGCGTGGCTTTATCGATCTTCTCATCAAAGTGTACTTTCCATCAAACGAGTTATCGCAAAAGAGTCCTTTTGCAGGAGGACAAATGACCATGCTACTCGAAAATATGGTAGTAAACACAAACACCAGTGAGTTCACGGTGGAATTGAAGGGTCCCATCGGCCATTTTACATACATCGGTGATAATCGGGTGCAATGGAAGCCGAATAATTCTATCCGCAATGTCAAGAAGCTTGCGATGATTGCCGGTGGCAGTGGTATTACTCCAATGTGGACCACATTAAAGGCCATTGCAGACGAGTACTCGGCTTGCGCGTCGTCTGAACAGGTCAACCGCGTCGAGGTATGGCTCGTCTATGCCAatcgagaggaagaagacatcCTCATTCGCGAAGAGCTCGATCAGCTCTGGCATGTCATGAAGGGAAATTTCCACATGTGGCATGTTCTGAGTTCCAAGAAACTGAATGCAGACTGGAAGATGGGACGAGGGTATGTTGGATTAGAGTGTCTCCAACAGCACCTCCCTTCAGCACCTTCTACACCCACTGATGCAGATCTCGAGGATACGCTGGCGCTAGTTTGTGGACCCCCAGCTATGGAAGCAAATGTTTCTTCTGCGTTACAAGAGCTTGGATGGAGCCTTGAAAAGAACGTCgtgtttttttaa
- a CDS encoding polysaccharide lyase domain-containing protein, which yields MSLIKSLAVALAALPLGFATQTFQNSGTKAGFDYVLTENKGQVLEVSDITYKGSSALLMQQTFTPGYTGRYHSEVYHNQGYKRGDELFYGFMFRLSSAWEFDQQSYNIAQFIADRPGAGCEDDDWMPSSLIWIEGNQLNSRIVSGNYKQPDCSRSFTGTGNIATVSAGVWHKVIIQAKWASDSSGYYKMWFDGNKVYEHYNIATTTNDDYEFAFRVGLYANGWHDNNHQMVGNQGFRQIWYDEVAVGTTFKDVDPDQYE from the coding sequence ATGAGTCTTATCAAATCGCTCGCCGTCGCTCTCGCGGCCTTGCCCCTCGGCTTCGCAACGCAAACTTTCCAGAATAGCGGCACCAAAGCTGGATTCGACTATGTCCTCACAGAGAACAAGGGCCAAGTCCTTGAGGTGTCTGACATCACATACAAAGGCTCCTCGGCTCTCCTGATGCAACAAACCTTTACACCAGGCTACACAGGCCGATATCACTCTGAGGTTTATCACAACCAGGGATATAAGCGTGGTGATGAGCTGTTCTACGGCTTCATGTTCCGATTATCTTCAGCTTGGGAGTTTGATCAGCAATCATACAACATTGCTCAGTTCATTGCTGATCGACCTGGCGCTGGCTGTGAAGACGATGATTGGATGCCCTCATCGCTCATTTGGATCGAGGGCAACCAGCTCAACTCTCGAATTGTCAGCGGCAACTACAAACAGCCAGATTGCAGCCGCAGTTTCACCGGCACGGGAAATATTGCGACAGTATCCGCCGGCGTGTGGCACAAGGTCATCATCCAAGCCAAGTGGGCTAGCGACAGCTCAGGTTACTACAAGATGTGGTTCGATGGCAATAAGGTCTACGAGCACTACAATATTGCTACAACCACAAATGACGACTACGAGTTTGCATTCCGTGTCGGCCTTTACGCCAACGGCTGGCACGACAACAACCACCAGATGGTTGGTAACCAGGGATTCCGCCAAATCTGGTATGACGAggttgctgttggcaccACTTTTAAGGATGTGGACCCCGATCAGTACGAGTAA
- a CDS encoding phosphotransferase enzyme family domain-containing protein yields the protein MHPEVLAGHREILEKIRDTISKEYERPSSTEDDEDLGLIHGDFWSGNILLPATPWREPPLSDVPNKLFIIDWEFAQFGHRSNDIGQLIGDLYERKLYGNVETVAPVMEGVIRGYGELSEQMAFRVAIYVGVHLIGWYNRRPRKGPKVVPSHVILEGLTIGRDFIIKGWEKDRKYFENSALASLFRRA from the exons ATGCATCCGGAAGTTCTAGCAGGTCACAGAGAAATCTTGGAGAAAATCCGAGATACCATATCGAAGGAATATGAGAGACCCAGCAGTactgaagacgatgaagacttGGGACTTATTCATGGGGACTTTTGGTCAGGAAA CATCTTGCTTCCTGCCACGCCGTGGCGAGAGCCTCCACTATCAGACGTGCCTAACAAGCTCTTTATTATTGACTGGGAATTTGCGCAATTTGGTCACCGATCCAATGACATAGGTCAACTCATTGGTGACCTTTATGAAAGGAAGTTGTACGGTAATGTTGAAACTGTTGCACCAGTTATGGAGGGAGTCATCAGGGGATATGGCGAGTTAAGTGAGCAAATGGCGTTTCGGGTTGCCATTTATGTGGGTGTTCATTTAATCGGCTGGTATAACCGAAGGCCCCGAAAAGGCCCTAAAGTGGTTCCCTCACATGTCATCTTGGAGGGGTTGACAATTGGAAGAGATTTCATCATAAAGGGATGGGAGAAAGACAGAAAGTACTTCGAGAACAGTGCATTGGCATCATTATTCAGGAGAGCATGA
- a CDS encoding o-Glycosyl hydrolase family 30 domain-containing protein, producing the protein MMTLGYLLILANIATLSVAQTTITVNVGTRFQQIDGFGFSQAFGRASEFQNANANTQKQALDYLFSTTTGAGFSIIRNRIGSGGSGDSIEPNNPGSPSATPNYLWDNNDSGQLWFTRQAVSYGVKNIYADAWGAPGFMKTSGSDSSPGYLCGTTGHSCSSGDWRQAYANFLVQYVKYYAAAGYNITHLGFLNEPDFQTTYSQMQISSNAQEAISFIPILSNTVKAAGLSTKLTCCDAVGWTTQSTYTTNLVNAGSTGYLSVITSHSYSADATSPLSQTSLPKWNTEGGPSTPFVTTWYGNGGTNEGFTWANKLAVAMVNAQLSAYLFWEGFEIQQSQSGSHLIDALDRQTATPSGIFWAFAMWSRYIRPGAFRVATSGSISSVITGAFQNTDGSVVVVFTNSGTSAQSARVAFTGFTPRSAAAYVTDNSHTFASTSSGLSGSTITVSVPSRGVVTVKLT; encoded by the exons ATGATGACATTGGGATACTTATTGATATTGGCAAATATTGCTACTCTATCCGTAGCccaaaccaccatcaccGTCAATGTTGGCACCAGATTCCAGCAAATTGATGGCTTCGGCTTTTCGCAGGCGTTCGGCCGAGCTAGTGAATTTCAgaatgccaatgccaatacTCAGAAGCAGGCCTTAGATTATCTTTTCAGCACGACAACTGGCGCCGGTTTTAGCATTATACGGAACCGTATCGGATCTGGAGGTTCTGGAGACAGCATCGAACCAAATAATCCCGGTTCGCCATCAGCGACGCCAAACTACCTTTGGGACAACAATGACAGTGGCCAATTATGGTTCACGAGACAGGCAGTCTCATATGGCGTGAAAAACATATATGCAGACGCATGGGGTGCCCCTGGGTTCATGAAAACCAGCGGCTCTGACTCGTCGCCTGG ATATCTTTGCGGCACCACTGGTCATTCTTGTTCTTCCGGTGACTGGAGACAAGCATACGCCAACTTTCTTGTGCAATATGTCAAGTATTACGCAGCGGCAGGCTACAACATCACACACCTGGGATTCTTGAATGAGCCAGATTTCCAAACCACGTACTCTCAGATGCAGATTAGCTCAAACGCTCAAGAGgccatctccttcatcccTATTCTCTCTAACACGGTGAAGGCAGCCGGCCTCAGCACCAAGCTTACCTGCTGCGATGCAGTTGGATGGACGACTCAGAGCACCTACACCACCAACTTGGTCAATGCTGGCTCAACTGGGTATCTCAGTGTGATAACATCCCATTCATACAGCGCAGATGCAACTTCTCCACTAAGTCAGACTTCTCTACCCAAATGGAACACAGAGGGCGGTCCCAGCACGCCGTTTGTGACGACGTGGTATGGGAATGGTGGGACCAACGAAGGCTTCACATGGGCCAACAAACTCGCCGTTGCAATGGTCAACGCACAGCTCTCAGCCTATCTGTTCTGGGAAGGCTTCGAGATTCAACAATCCCAGTCAGGCAGCCATTTGATCGATGCGCTGGACAGGCAGACGGCTACCCCATCGGGTATCTTCTGGGCTTTCGCCATGTGGTCGAGATATATCCGCCCGGGAGCTTTTAGAGTAGCAACATCAGGATCCATATCCAGCGTTATTACCGGCGCCTTCCAGAACACTGATGGCTCCGTAGTTGTTGTATTCACAAACAGCGGGACATCGGCGCAGTCAGCAAGAGTCGCCTTCACCGGCTTTACTCCCCGTTCCGCAGCCGCATATGTCACGGATAATAGCCACACATTCGCATCTACATCTTCGGGACTTTCTGGTAGTACTATTACCGTATCTGTACCCAGCAGGGGAGTTGTCACAGTGAAATTGACTTGA
- a CDS encoding fungal cellulose binding domain-containing protein translates to MAARVFALLLLAIPIQAQSPVWGQCGGIGWGGPTTCVAGTTCVSYSDYYSQCIPSTQASSTIPTTTLVTSVTPPPASSASSSASATRATSTSAATCSALPGSISLKANAKLNDLFTMFNGDKVTTKDKFACRQAEMSELIQRYELGTLPGRPATVTASFSGNTLTINCGDSGKSISFTVTITYPSSGSAPYPAIIGYGGGSLPAPAGVAMINFNNDNIAAQVNTGSRGQGKFYDLYGKSHSAGAMTAWAWGVSRVIDALELTPSARIDTTRIGVTGCSRNGKGAMVAGAFEKRIVLTLPQESGAGGSACWRISDYLHSQGANIQTASEIIGEDPWFATAFNSYVNQVPTLPFDHHSLAALIAPRGLFVIDNNIDWLGPQSCFGCMTAARSAWQALGVPNNIGYSQIGSHAHCAFPSNQQSQLTAFVQKFLLNQNTNTAIFQSDFTFSPSQWVDWTTPTLS, encoded by the exons ATGGCTGCTCGCGTTTTCGCCCTCCTCCTGCTAGCCATCCCTATTCAGGCGCAATCTCCAGTATGGGGACAAT GTGGCGGAATTGGCTGGGGCGGTCCGACAACTTGTGTTGCGGGCACAACGTGCGTATCATACAGCGATTATTACTCTCAATGCATTCCTAGTACACAGGCATCGTCGACTATCCCAACTACTACGTTGGTCACATCTGTTACACCTCCACCTGCCTCGAgtgcatcatcatcagcgtCTGCAACTCGTGCTACTTCTACCAGTGCGGCGACATGCTCGGCATTACCAGGTTCAATCAGTTTGAAAGCCAACGCCAAGCTTAATGACCTGTTTACAATGTTTAATGGAGATAAAGTaacaacaaaagacaaaTTTGCTTGTCGTCAGGCAGAGATGTCGGAGCTCATCCAGCGCTATGAACTTGGGACACTGCCAGGTCGTCCGGCCACTGTTACCGCATCTTTCTCTGGAAATACTTTGACTATAAATTGCGGTGATTCCGGAAAGTCGATATCATTTACCGTAACTATTACCTATCCTTCTTCTGGATCAGCACCTTATCCCGCCATCATTGGGTACGGAGGTGGCAGTCTGCCAGCACCTGCAGGCGTCGCCATGATCAACTTCAACAATGACAACATTGCCGCCCAAGTCAACACGGGCAGTCGAGGACAGGGCAAATTCTATGATCTTTATGGAAAATCGCATTCGGCAGGCGCTATGACCGCGTGGGCATGGGGAGTAAGCCGTGTTATTGATGCTCTCGAATTGACGCCATCAGCAAGAATCGATACCACAAGAATCGGCGTGACGGGATGTTCACGAAATGGAAAGGGCGCTATGGTTGCGGGTGCCTTCGAGAAGCGCATCGTGTTGACGCTCCCCCAGGAATCAGGCGCGGGTGGTTCTGCTTGTTGGAGAATTTCAGACTACTTGCATTCCCAAGGAGCCAACATTCAGACGGCATCCGAAATCATTGGCGAAGATCCTTGGTTTGCAACGGCTTTCAACAGTTATGTCAATCAAGTGCCAACATTGCCATTCGATCATCACTCGCTAGCAGCGCTTATTGCGCCAAGAGGCTTGTTTGTTATTGACAACAATATTGACTGGCTTGGCCCCCAGAGTTGCTTCGGCTGCATGACAGCGGCTCGTTCAGCATGGCAAGCTCTTGGCGTGCCAAATAATATTGGTTACTCACAGATTGGCTCCCACGCTCACTGCGCATTCCCGTCAAACCAGCAGTCTCAACTTACAGCATTTGTCCAGAAGTTCTTGCTCAATCAAAACACAAATACTGCGATATTCCAGAGCGATTTTACATTCTCTCCAAGCCAGTGGGTTGATTGGACGACTCCAACTTTGTCCTGA